TTTGCCAACCGGGACACCCGGACTAGCTTCGGCCCTCCACTCGCCGGCCGATGAACGATCTCACCGATCTCTACCAGTCCGTCATCCTCGACCACAACCGCCGCCCGCGGAACCGCGGCAAATTGCCCACGGCCAACCGCGTCGCGCACGGCGACAACCCGACGTGCGGCGACCAGTGCAGCGTGTTCCTCCGGCTCGACGGCGACCGCATCGCCGACATCAGCTTCGACGGCGCCGGCTGCGCCATCTCGCAGGCCAGCGCCTCGCTCATGACGACGCAGCTGAAGGGCAAGACCGCCGCCGAGGCCCAGCAACTCTACGACCAGTTCCATCACATCGTCACCACCGGCGAACCACCCGAGGAAATCAACGACCTCGCCGCCTTCGCCGGCGTGCACTCCTTCCCCGCGCGCATCAAGTGCGCCACCCTCGGCTGGCACGCCGCGCTGAACGCGCTGAAAAACGACCCCGCCGACGCGACCACCGAAACGCACAAGGACTGAGCGCTGATGTCCCTCGACCTCGCCAAAATCCGCGCCGACTTCCCCATCCTGCACCAACAGGTGAACGGCAAGCCACTCGTCTATCTCGACAACGGCGCCACCTCGCAGAAACCGCGCGCAGTCATCGACGCCCTCGTCCGCTACTACGAGCGCGACAACTCGAACGTCCACCGCGGCCTCCACGCGCTCTCCATGCGCGCCACCGACGCCTACGAAGGCGCCCGCGCGCGTGTGGCGAAGTTCATCCACGCCGCCGATCCCGCCGAGATCATCTTCACCCGCGGCACCACGGAGAGCATCAACCTCGTCGCCCGCAGCTGGAGCCACGCGCACCTGAAACCCGGCGACGTCGTGCTCACCACCGAGTTCGAGCACCACTCCAACCTCGTCCCTTGGCAACAAGCCGCCAAGGCCGCCGGCGCCACGCTGAAATACGTGCCGCTCCTCGGCGTCGACGGCGAAGGCGGCCCGGACCTCGCCGCACTCGACACGCTGCTCACGCCGCAGGTGAAGCTCTTCGCGTTCACCCACATTTCCAACACGCTCGGCACGATCAATCCCGCCGCGGAATTCTGCCGCCGCGCGCGCGCCGTCGGCGCCGTCACGGTGATCGACGCCGCGCAATCCATCGGACACATGCCGCTCGACGTGCAGGAGATCGGCTGCGATTTCCTCGCGTTCTCCGGCCACAAGATGTGCGGCCCCACCGGCATCGGCGTCCTCTACGGCCGCCGCGCGCTGCTCGATAAACTCGCCCCGGATGAAACCGGCGGCGGCATGGTCGTGCAGGTGAACTACGAAGGCGCCACCTGGAAGCCCGCGCCCGAGCGCTTCGAAGCCGGCACGCCCAACGTCGCCGACGCCATCGCGCTCGGCGCAGCGTGCGATTACCTCGACGGCATCGGCCGCGACAACATCGCCGCGCACGACGACCAGCTCGCGCGCTACGCGATGGGAAAACTCTCCGCGCTGCCCGGCATCCGTATCATCGGCCCGCGCGTCGGCGCGCCGCGCAGCGGTTTGGTGAGCTTCGCCTTCGAGCACGTGCACGCGCACGACGTGGTGACCTTCGCCGACGAGGATGGCATCGCCCTTCGCGGCGGCCACCACTGCAACCAGCCGCTCATGCGCAAGCTCGGCCTCGCCTCCACCACGCGGGCCAGCTTCTACCTCTATAATACCGAGGCCGAGATCGACCGCCTCGCCGCGTCGCTGCAGCGCATCCTGAAGTTTTTCGCCGGCTAAAGCACGTTGGGCCGGCTGCGCCGCCAGCAAAGCCTCCTCTGGAGAAACACCTGCGCATATCTTGCGCAAGCCACGATGGGTTTTGTGTTTAACTTGGGTATGCCGCCGGCCGATAGGGGATTTACTCCCCCTCCCATCGTGGAATTCTCGATACAAAACCAACGAATCAATCGGCGCCTGGGCCTCATCGGTTTGGTCTTCGCCGTGCCGTTCACCGCACTCACCGTGTGGCTGCTCGCCAAGGGCATCCACGGCCACATCGAATTCGCGCAACAGGAACTCCGCGGCAACGCCGTCCAGCGCCCGCTCGAAACCCTGCTGCGCCTCGCCGGGCGCGCTCAGATCGGGACCGCCGCCGGCGAAGTCGCCCCGAGCGAGTCATCCGCGATCGACCAAGCCTTTGCCGACCTCGACGCCGCCCTCGGCGAACACGGCGACGCACTCCAATTCACCCCAGCCGGGCTCGCCCAACGCCATCGCGAAGCCCTCGAACCCTCCGCGATCCGCCAGCGCTGGCGATCCGCCACCACCGGCCAGGTCAACGTCGCCGCGACAGCCGCCTTGATGACCGATGTGCGCGGCCTGATCGCCCACGGCGGCGACACCTCGAACCTCATCCTCGATCCCGATCTCGACAGCTACTACCTGATGGACGTCACGCTCTGCGTTCTCCCGGAACTCCAGGAACGCATCGCCACCGTCACCGCGAAATTCGTCCCGGCGCTCCGCACCGGCACACCCGACGCCGGCACCCAACGCGACGCCCTCGTGCAAGCCGCCATGCTGCGCGACGTGAACACCGCCCGCATCGACAGCGACCTCGCGACCACCTTGAACGAGGATGCGAACTTCTACGGCGTCAGCCCGTCCCTCGCCACCGAACTCAACGCCGCCGCCGCCACCTGGCACCACGCCCTCGACGCCTTCATCGCACAAGTGGACGGCCTCGCAGCAGGCAACTCCACCGTGACCGCCGCCACTCTCGCCGCCGCCGGCCGCGAAGCGCACGAAGCCAGTTTCGCCTTCTGGGCGAAAAGCGCCACCGAACTCGATCGCCTGCTGCAACGCCGCATCGCCGCAAAACAAAGCGAGCAATACCGCGGCCTCGGCGCGCTGGCGCTCCTCGTGCTCGTCGCCTCCGGCACGACGTGGTGGATCGCCCGCGGCATCAACATCCAGTTGCGCTCGCTCTGCGCCGGCCTGACCACGCGCTCCACCGAACTCGGCGAACTTGCCCGCGCCGTGAACAGCACCTCCGACACCCTCGCCCGCGGCGCCTCGCAACAGGCCGCCGCACTTGAGGAAATCGGCGCCACCATCGAGGAAATCTCCGGCACCTCGCGCCACAACAGCGAGAGCGTCCTCCGCACCAAGGAACTCGCCGACGGCATGCGCACCGCCGCCGAGTCCGGCTCGCAGGACATCGGCGACATGGCACGCGCCATGGACGCCATCCAATCCTCTTCCGACAACATTGCGAAAATCATCAAGACCATCGACGAGATCGCGTTTCAAACGAACATCCTCGCGCTGAACGCCGCCGTCGAAGCCGCCCGCGCCGGCGAGGCCGGCGCGGGCTTCGCCGTCGTCGCCGACGAAGTCCGCACCCTTGCCCAGCGCGCCGCCGCCGCCGCCCGCGAGACGACCGAGCGCATCGACGACTCCATCGCCAAGAGCCGCGACGGCGTCGCGATCACCAAAAAAGTCACCGAAGGTTTCACCGCGATCACCGGCAAAGCCCGCGAAGTCAACGAGCTCGTCGCGCAGATCACCGAGGCCGCGCAGGAGCAGGACCAGGGCATCGCCCAGGTGAACAAGGCCGTCAGCGAACTCGACAAGGTCACCCAAGCCGAGGCTGCACACGCCGAGGAAGCCGCCGCGAACGCCGCCCAACTCGAAGCCAACTCCCGCGCGCTCGGAGAGGCGGTCGACGCCCTCGTGAACATCGTGGAGCGCCGCGCACGTCCCCGCCTGCCTAATTGGGCCCCGGGGGCGATCACCGATGCCGAGGCCGCCCGACTGCGCCGTCCGGCGTCCCAGTCGGAGCTAGCCCACGCACCGGCGTCGGCGGAATCCGTCGCAGTTCTCGCGGAACGCTGAGTCTCCGCCGCGCCGCTCAGGCGCCGCGGTAGTTCACCAGCGTGTTCTCCACGCTGCCGTCATCGTAGAAATCGAGCAGCGCGTAGGACGGGCTGAATTCCTGGTGCTTGCCCTTCCACCAGCCGCCGCACACGGCGCCGTTGCAGAGATAGCGCACGCCGAGGTAGGTGACATCGTCCTCCATGTGGAGGTGGCCGCTGAGGCAGACCTTCACGTTCGGGTGCTGGTGAAACAGATCCTTGATGCGCCGCGCGTCGATGTGCATCCACGCGCCGGGCACCACCCAATCCGCGCCGCTTTCGCGCGGCCCATCGAAATACGCCGCCGCACTGAAAATCGGGATGTGCGAGAGCACGCAGATCGGCGTGGCGACGGGAGTCGCGGCGAGATCGCGCGCCAGCCAGGCAAATTGCGCCTCATCGAGGCGTGCGATGTAGTGGTGGTCGGTCGGATAATCCGGCTCCATGCTGTCGAGCACCACGAAATGCCAGCCGGCTTGATCGAACGAGTAATAGCGGTCCTTCAGTCCCATTCGCTCCAGCGCGAGCGTCTTGCCATACGCCGGATCGCGCTCGGCCGCCGCGCGATCCTGGTGCGCCCAGCCGTAGATGTCGTGGTTGCCCAGACACAGCTTGGCGGACGTCTTCACCTCGGCCGAAAACACGCGGTCCCACGCATCCCATTGCGCGAGCACTTCGTCCTTCGGCGTGTAGAGCGCGTCGCCGATGCAATCGCCCCCGAAGAGCAGCAACTCCGGCCGGTCCGTCTGCGCTTGGGCGTGGCGGATCGCCTCCGCCATCCCCGCGGCCGGATGCTGTAGATCCGGCTGATCAGGCCGGACATGGATGTCGGTCAAGTGCGCCGCGCGGAGCACGCGTTGGCGCTGGGAATTCGGCGGTGTCGCCAGCGCCGTGGCGGGGGAAAGAAGGCCGGTCGTGGCCCCGAGGGCGAGCGCCCCGCTGCGTTGGAGGAAATCGCGGCGATTCATCGAAAAGACACGCAAGCGCCTCCTCACACCGGTCGCAATCCCCAAGCCCGACCGACCCCGACCAAAAAACGACAACGGATGCGCAGCCACTCGCCGGGCGCTGGTCTACCCTTTCCCCACTATGGTGTCTCCACGCTACACCGTCCCCGCCTCCATCGAACCCGCGCTTGAGCTGGTCCGGAAATACAACATTCCCGGCCCGCGCTACACGTCGTATCCGACCGCGCCGCAATTCTCGGACCAGATCGACCGCTACGCTCTGCTCCAGGAGATCCGCCGCGACAACGCCGACGCCAGCACGCCGCTCTCGCTCTATTTCCACCTGCCGTTCTGCGAGTCGCTTTGCTGGTATTGCGGCTGCAACACGGTCATCACGATGCGCCGCGCCTCGGCCACGGAATACGTCGATCTCCTGATCAAGGAGGTCGAGATGACCGCGCCGCTGCTCGACCTCAGCCGCCCCGTCACGCAGCTGCACTTCGGCGGCGGCACGCCGACCTTCCTCCCGCCGGCCGACATCGACCGCCTCGCCGCGACGATCCACAAGTATTTCAAATTCTCCGCCGACGCCGAGATCTCCGTCGAGATCGACCCGCGCCGCCTGACCAAGGAGCACGTCGACGCCTTCCGCCGCCTCGGCTGCAACCGTGCCTCGCTCGGCGTGCAGGACACGAATCCGCAGGTCCAGGTCGCCATCCACCGCTGGCAGCCGCTCGCGATGACGAAGCAGGCGATCGACTGGCTCCGCGAGGCCGGCTACCAATCCGTCAGCGTCGACCTGATCTACGGCCTGCCGCTGCAAACGCCCGAGTCGTTCAGCAAAACCGTCGACGAGGTCATCGGCCTCAATCCCGACCGCCTCGCCGTCTTCAGCTACGCCCATGTGCCGTGGGTGAAGCCGGCGCAAAAAATCTTCGACCAGCGCCAGCAGCTCCCGTCCACCGAGGAGAAGCTGACGATGCTCATGACCGCGTCGCACAAGCTCGTCGCCGCCGGCTACGCCACCATCGGCATGGATCACTTCGCGCGTCCGCAGGACGAGCTCGCGATCGCCTTCGCCGAGGGCACGCTGCACCGCAATTTCCAAGGCTACACGACGCGCGCCGGCGCCTCGCTCTACGGCTTCGGCATGTCCTCGATTTCGCAGACCGACGGCTCGTTCCGGCAAAACTACAAGGAACTCCCCGACTACGAGACCGCGATCAAGGAAGGCCGCCTGCCCATCGAGCGCGGCTACCTCCTCTCCGAGGACGACAAGCGTCGGCGCACCATCATCTCCGACATCATGTGCGCGCGCGGCCTCGATTTTGCCGCACTGTCGAAAAAGCTCGGCCTCGACTTCGAGCAAACCTACGCCGCCGAACTGGCCACGCTCGGCGATCTCGAGGCGGACGGCTTGATCGAGCGCGCGCCCGGCCGCGTGACCATCACGCAACTCGGCCAGCTCTTCCTCCGCATCTTCGGCATGCGCTTCGACGCGCACCTCGAGAAGAAGCGCACCGGTTTCTCGAAAGTCGTCTGACCGGATGCCTTACCGCATCGCCAAAATTTTCGAAATCGAGAGCGGCCACCTGCTCTCGAAACACCCCGAAAAGTGCCGCTTCCCGCACGGGCACAGCCGCAAGATCGAGGTCGTGCTCGTCGCCGACACTCTCGACGCGAACGACATGGTCTGCGACTTCAAGGCGGTGAAGCTGATCCTCGGCGAGTTTCTCGGCCGCTGGGATCACGCGCTCGCGATCAACACCTCGGACCCACAGTTCGCCTATTTCCAGAAAGCCTACGGCGAGCGGATCGTTCCCTTCACCGACCGCGACCCGACCACCGAAGTGATGGCGAAGGCCATCTTCGACGAGCTTGCCCGCCGCCTCCCCGAGCCGACCGCGAGCGGCCACTACGCCATCGGCCCGAACGTCCGCGTGGAACGTATCCGCGTCACCGAGACCAGTTCGAGCTGGGCCGAATACTCGGCCTGATTTTCACGGACGCCGCGCCGTGCCGCGAAAGAGCGAGAAGAGAAACAGCACGAGAAAGATCACGAAGCAGACCTTGGCGATCGCGGCCGCGGTGCCGGCGACGACTCCGAAACCCAGCGCGCCCGCGACGATGGCAATGATCAGGAAGAGGACGGTGTAGCTGAGCATGTGTGGGACGAGTTGAGGTGGACCTTGGAGCGAATCGCTCGGGAAAGAGGCTCTGACCGGCGAACCCGGTGAAGGTGGCCGCTCTCGCCACCGCGACCGGTCGGGAAAATCCCGGTCCGGCGGACCCGGCGAACAGCCCGCGCCACCCCGGAACCGTTCGGGGCCGCCGCCCGACCGGTCGGCGCGTCCGCCATTGTGCTCGCCCGCTAAATCCGCCATCTCTCCCGCGTGCCCCTCGCCCCCTCCGACGCCGCCATTCATGCGATCGAGCGACCGCATCGCAACCTGCTCACGTATTACTTCCTGTCGTCGCTCGTGTTTCCGCCCGCACTCTTGTTCCTCGGGCCCTACTTGTATTTCCGCTACCACACGATGCGCTACAAGTTCACCGCGGACGGCATCTCGATGAGCTGGGGCATCCTGTTCCGCCGCGAAATCATCGTCCAATACGCGCGCATCCAGGACATCCATCTGCGCTCCAATCTCGTCGAGCGCTGGCTCGGCCTCGCGCGCATCCTCGTGCAAACCGCGAGCGGCAGTTCCGGCGCGGAGATGACCATCGAAGGCCTGCGCGAGTTCGAGGCCGTGCGCGACTTTCTCTATCACCAGATGCGCGGCGTGAAGGAACCGGCAACGAAGCCCGCCGCCGCGCCTCCGACCGCCACCGCCGCCCAGGACGCCGAGCTCGCCGCCGCGCTGCGCGAAGTCGCCGCCGAGCTCCGCGCCACCCGCGCCGCGCTCGAAACGCAACGCCGCCACTGAGGATGCTCCGATGCTCGCCGCCGTTCGCTCCCGCCTCCTGCGCATCCTCCGCGTCCCGCACGACCCCGAGCCGCCCCTCGGCGCGCCCGGCTCGACGAAAATCTTCCGCGCCGCGAAGAATTTCTATTACGTCCGCCTCGCCCGCTGGCTCCTGACCCAAATCGGCGCGGTGATCGGCATCGCGTTCTCGATCGGCTTCATCGCCAACTTCCGCGACGACTTCGAAGCCGCGCAAGCCGCCCGCGAACAACGCGCGCACCTCGCCGCCGTGCCACCGTCCGCCACCGCTTCCACGCCCGAGGCACCGGCTCCTTCCGTCGCACCCAAGGGCGCCAAGGCAAAGCGCGATCGCGGCCTCCCGCGACAGGTGTTTTTCGCCCGCACCCCGTATTGGGTTCTCACCTTGGTGGAAATCGCCGAGCTCGCGGGTATCGCCGTCTTCCTGCTCCAACTGCCGATCACGTTCGCCGCCGTGCGTCTCGATTGGGAACTGCGCTGGTATATCGTCACCGATCGCAGTCTGCGCATCCGCGCCGGCATCTGGTCGCTCCAGGAATCGACCATGAGCTTCGCCAATCTCCAGCAGGTCGAGGTCTCGCAAGGTCCCGTGCAACGCCTCCTCGGCATCGCCGACGTCCGCGTCCAATCCGCCGGCGGCGGCCGCGTCTCGGAGCACGGCAAGGACGCCGGCGAGTCGCTGCACGCCGGCGTGTTTCACGGCGTAGACAACGCACAGGAGATCCGCGACCTCGTCCTCGATCGGCTCCGGCTCTTCCGCCAAGCCGGCCTCGGCGACCCGGACGATGCGCACGCGTCCGTCGCTCCGGCCGCGCCGGTGGCGGAAGCGAGCACGGTCGCCGGCGATACGCTCGCCGCCGCCCGCGAGTTGCTGGCCGAAGCCCGGGCCCTGCGCGCCACGGTGAGCTGAGATTCGCAGCCGCGTTCGCGCACCGCGGAACCGCACCGCGCTACAGTCGCGCCGTCCGTGCGCCGCGTTGCACCGCCCGCTCGCACAGAGCGCGGAACCGCCGCGCATGCAGCTCGCCATCGAGCACGTCGTAATGTTGCGGCACGATCCAGCGCGGGTTCAGCGCGAGCGTTTTGTAGACGCTGCCCGCAAGCAAATCCGGTCGCGCGTTCAGGAACGGCGGCGGAAAGTGAACGTTGAAGAAGTAACTCGCGAACAGGTCGCCGCTGAACAGCAGGTCGTGCCGCGCGCTATAGAACCCGCAATGCCCCTCGGTGTGGCCCGGCAGATGCACCACGCGCAGTCCGCCCCAAAATGGCAGCTCGTCGCCGTCGGCGATGAAGCGATCGATGCGCGCCGGACGATAGTTGAGCACATTGTAGCCCACGCGCTCCAACCGCCCGCACCAACGCGCCGCACCTTGAAACGGATAGGTGCCGTCGAGATGCGCCTGCTCGGCCGAATGCGCGTAGAGCGGCGCGCCCGTGAGGCGCTTGGCCCACTCGGCATTCGCCCCGTGGTCGAGATGCCCGTGCGTGAGCAGGATGGCCTTGATGGATTCCGGCGTGAGCCCGAGGCGGCGGAGCATCCAGCGGATCTGCGTGCGCTCGCCGATCAGACCGGTGTCGATCAGCACCGCCTCACCCTGCGCATCGACGAGGAGATGGCACACGCCCATGAGTCCGCGGATCGTGAACACGCCGGGCGGCACATGGCGCGCGAACCAGGGCTTCGTCGGGCGCGACGCTGCGCTCACTGCGGAATCATGATCTGCGCGCCGACCTTGAGGTCGCCCTCGTTGCGCATCGTGGCGCGGTTCGCCTGGTAGATGTCGCGCCAGCGCGAGCGATTGCCGTAGTAGCGCTGCGAGAGACTCGAAAGCGTGTCGCCGGGACGCACCGTGTGGGTGCGTGCGCCGCGCGCGGGCTGCGGGGTTTGCGCGGCGGGCGTTTGCTTTGGCGCGGTGGCCGCGGAGGAGCGGGCCGTGGGCGGGGGCGAAACCGGCTCGGGTCGCGTCGCAGCCGGACGCGTGCGCACGGTCGGCATGGTGTCGAGGTTGACCGAAAAATTGTTCGCGCTGCCGCCGGTGCCGGCGGGGGCGCGGTTCGCCGGCGTCGGTGCCGGGCGTTCCACCGGCGACTCGGCCGGCGCCGTGCCCACTGTCGTTTCGCGACCGGCCTGGAGGTCGGCGACCTGTTGTTTCAGGATGTCGTTCTCGAGTTTCAGTTTGTCCAGCGCCGCGATGAGATCGACGCGCTGCACCTGCGTGTCGAGCGGCTGAGCGGGCAGCGTGCGCGCGAAATCCCGGATCGCCGCGTCGATGCGCTGCTTCACCAGGGGAGCCTGCGCACTGTTGGGGCGGAGCGAGAGATATTTCCGGAAGTGGTAGATCGCGGCGATCGGATCGCGGATGTGCTGCGCGTAGACGAGGCCCGCTTCGAGGTGGGATTCCGGCGCGTCGTCGCCGCGTTTCTCGATGACTCGCAGGTAAGCCGACAGCGCTTCCTGCTGCCGGCCGGAGCGCTTCATCTGCTCGGCTTGGCGATAATACGGCTCGTCGGCCTCCGTCGCGTAGGACTGCCGGCTATCGCCACCGCATCCGGCCAAGCCCAACGCCAAAACGGCCGCCGCGACGAGCGGCAGCACATGGCGACGGAGCAGGACAGGGACGCGCGACACGGGAAAGGAATTGAACGAGCGGAAGCGGTCCGTAGGTTTGCGCCCGGTCTCCCCCACTACAAGTCCAGATGCCACTCGACGCCCCCACGATCCTCGCCAAGGCCCGCCAATGTCTCGCCATCGAACGCGAAGCGCTCGAGGCCACCGCGGAAATCCTCAACGGCGACTTCGTCGACGTCGTGCGCGCCGTCGAAACGACGATCGCCGCCGGCCGAAAGTTGATCTTCACCGGCATCGGCAAATCCGCGCACATCGCGCAGAAACTCACCGGCACCTTCAACAGCACCGGAGTGCCGTCGGCGTTTCTCGATCCGACCAACGCCCTGCACGGCGACCTCGGCCTGTGCGCGGCGGGTGATCTGGCGTTTCTCCTCAGCAACAGCGGTTCGACGCACGAGATGCTGCGCCTGCTGCCGCTGTTCGAGCGGTTCGGTTTGAAAACGGTCGCGCTCACCGGCGCGCCCGAGAGCGAACTGGCGCGTGGCGCCGACCTGAAGCTCATCTACCGCGCCCCGCGCGAAGCCTGTCCGCTGGCGCTCGCGCCGACCGCCAGCACGACCGCCGCGCTCGGTCTCGGCGACGCGCTCGCCATGGTGTTGTTGGAGACGCGCGGTGTGACGCGCGAGGACTTCGCGAAGTATCATCCCTCGGGCA
This window of the Candidatus Didemnitutus sp. genome carries:
- a CDS encoding metallophosphoesterase is translated as MNRRDFLQRSGALALGATTGLLSPATALATPPNSQRQRVLRAAHLTDIHVRPDQPDLQHPAAGMAEAIRHAQAQTDRPELLLFGGDCIGDALYTPKDEVLAQWDAWDRVFSAEVKTSAKLCLGNHDIYGWAHQDRAAAERDPAYGKTLALERMGLKDRYYSFDQAGWHFVVLDSMEPDYPTDHHYIARLDEAQFAWLARDLAATPVATPICVLSHIPIFSAAAYFDGPRESGADWVVPGAWMHIDARRIKDLFHQHPNVKVCLSGHLHMEDDVTYLGVRYLCNGAVCGGWWKGKHQEFSPSYALLDFYDDGSVENTLVNYRGA
- the hemN gene encoding oxygen-independent coproporphyrinogen III oxidase translates to MVSPRYTVPASIEPALELVRKYNIPGPRYTSYPTAPQFSDQIDRYALLQEIRRDNADASTPLSLYFHLPFCESLCWYCGCNTVITMRRASATEYVDLLIKEVEMTAPLLDLSRPVTQLHFGGGTPTFLPPADIDRLAATIHKYFKFSADAEISVEIDPRRLTKEHVDAFRRLGCNRASLGVQDTNPQVQVAIHRWQPLAMTKQAIDWLREAGYQSVSVDLIYGLPLQTPESFSKTVDEVIGLNPDRLAVFSYAHVPWVKPAQKIFDQRQQLPSTEEKLTMLMTASHKLVAAGYATIGMDHFARPQDELAIAFAEGTLHRNFQGYTTRAGASLYGFGMSSISQTDGSFRQNYKELPDYETAIKEGRLPIERGYLLSEDDKRRRTIISDIMCARGLDFAALSKKLGLDFEQTYAAELATLGDLEADGLIERAPGRVTITQLGQLFLRIFGMRFDAHLEKKRTGFSKVV
- a CDS encoding DUF1328 domain-containing protein, producing MLSYTVLFLIIAIVAGALGFGVVAGTAAAIAKVCFVIFLVLFLFSLFRGTARRP
- a CDS encoding 6-carboxytetrahydropterin synthase; the protein is MPYRIAKIFEIESGHLLSKHPEKCRFPHGHSRKIEVVLVADTLDANDMVCDFKAVKLILGEFLGRWDHALAINTSDPQFAYFQKAYGERIVPFTDRDPTTEVMAKAIFDELARRLPEPTASGHYAIGPNVRVERIRVTETSSSWAEYSA
- a CDS encoding cysteine desulfurase, which produces MSLDLAKIRADFPILHQQVNGKPLVYLDNGATSQKPRAVIDALVRYYERDNSNVHRGLHALSMRATDAYEGARARVAKFIHAADPAEIIFTRGTTESINLVARSWSHAHLKPGDVVLTTEFEHHSNLVPWQQAAKAAGATLKYVPLLGVDGEGGPDLAALDTLLTPQVKLFAFTHISNTLGTINPAAEFCRRARAVGAVTVIDAAQSIGHMPLDVQEIGCDFLAFSGHKMCGPTGIGVLYGRRALLDKLAPDETGGGMVVQVNYEGATWKPAPERFEAGTPNVADAIALGAACDYLDGIGRDNIAAHDDQLARYAMGKLSALPGIRIIGPRVGAPRSGLVSFAFEHVHAHDVVTFADEDGIALRGGHHCNQPLMRKLGLASTTRASFYLYNTEAEIDRLAASLQRILKFFAG
- a CDS encoding LysM peptidoglycan-binding domain-containing protein → MSRVPVLLRRHVLPLVAAAVLALGLAGCGGDSRQSYATEADEPYYRQAEQMKRSGRQQEALSAYLRVIEKRGDDAPESHLEAGLVYAQHIRDPIAAIYHFRKYLSLRPNSAQAPLVKQRIDAAIRDFARTLPAQPLDTQVQRVDLIAALDKLKLENDILKQQVADLQAGRETTVGTAPAESPVERPAPTPANRAPAGTGGSANNFSVNLDTMPTVRTRPAATRPEPVSPPPTARSSAATAPKQTPAAQTPQPARGARTHTVRPGDTLSSLSQRYYGNRSRWRDIYQANRATMRNEGDLKVGAQIMIPQ
- a CDS encoding PH domain-containing protein, whose protein sequence is MPLAPSDAAIHAIERPHRNLLTYYFLSSLVFPPALLFLGPYLYFRYHTMRYKFTADGISMSWGILFRREIIVQYARIQDIHLRSNLVERWLGLARILVQTASGSSGAEMTIEGLREFEAVRDFLYHQMRGVKEPATKPAAAPPTATAAQDAELAAALREVAAELRATRAALETQRRH
- a CDS encoding SUF system NifU family Fe-S cluster assembly protein — protein: MNDLTDLYQSVILDHNRRPRNRGKLPTANRVAHGDNPTCGDQCSVFLRLDGDRIADISFDGAGCAISQASASLMTTQLKGKTAAEAQQLYDQFHHIVTTGEPPEEINDLAAFAGVHSFPARIKCATLGWHAALNALKNDPADATTETHKD
- a CDS encoding MBL fold metallo-hydrolase, which gives rise to MSAASRPTKPWFARHVPPGVFTIRGLMGVCHLLVDAQGEAVLIDTGLIGERTQIRWMLRRLGLTPESIKAILLTHGHLDHGANAEWAKRLTGAPLYAHSAEQAHLDGTYPFQGAARWCGRLERVGYNVLNYRPARIDRFIADGDELPFWGGLRVVHLPGHTEGHCGFYSARHDLLFSGDLFASYFFNVHFPPPFLNARPDLLAGSVYKTLALNPRWIVPQHYDVLDGELHARRFRALCERAVQRGARTARL
- a CDS encoding KpsF/GutQ family sugar-phosphate isomerase, whose protein sequence is MPLDAPTILAKARQCLAIEREALEATAEILNGDFVDVVRAVETTIAAGRKLIFTGIGKSAHIAQKLTGTFNSTGVPSAFLDPTNALHGDLGLCAAGDLAFLLSNSGSTHEMLRLLPLFERFGLKTVALTGAPESELARGADLKLIYRAPREACPLALAPTASTTAALGLGDALAMVLLETRGVTREDFAKYHPSGTLGMTLLLRVKDIMRTGEGCPLLPEAKTTVQEAILAMTGAKAGAVALTTADGKLAGIFTDGDFRRTALNGGADFLRAPVAQFMTRGGKTIGADALAVEALKLFQQFKISDLFALDADGRPVGYIDVQDLPKLKIL
- a CDS encoding PH domain-containing protein; protein product: MLAAVRSRLLRILRVPHDPEPPLGAPGSTKIFRAAKNFYYVRLARWLLTQIGAVIGIAFSIGFIANFRDDFEAAQAAREQRAHLAAVPPSATASTPEAPAPSVAPKGAKAKRDRGLPRQVFFARTPYWVLTLVEIAELAGIAVFLLQLPITFAAVRLDWELRWYIVTDRSLRIRAGIWSLQESTMSFANLQQVEVSQGPVQRLLGIADVRVQSAGGGRVSEHGKDAGESLHAGVFHGVDNAQEIRDLVLDRLRLFRQAGLGDPDDAHASVAPAAPVAEASTVAGDTLAAARELLAEARALRATVS